One genomic window of Campylobacter fetus subsp. fetus includes the following:
- a CDS encoding biopolymer transporter ExbD → MINFDENPELNITPLVDIMLVLLAILMVTTPAIVYEEQITLPDGSKSKAVSQNLKTLTVRIDAQRKVYINQSVMSLPELGDNLILISQKYDKNSPVYIKADKRLIYDDVMYVLKTMKNAGFTKVALETNG, encoded by the coding sequence ATGATAAATTTTGATGAAAATCCAGAGTTAAATATTACTCCTCTGGTTGATATTATGCTAGTTTTATTAGCTATACTTATGGTTACAACTCCGGCTATCGTCTATGAAGAGCAAATAACACTTCCTGATGGTTCAAAAAGCAAAGCAGTATCCCAAAATTTAAAAACTCTTACTGTAAGAATAGACGCTCAAAGAAAAGTCTATATAAATCAAAGCGTAATGAGCTTACCAGAATTAGGCGATAATTTAATTCTTATCTCTCAAAAGTACGATAAAAATTCCCCGGTATACATAAAAGCCGATAAAAGACTAATTTATGATGATGTAATGTATGTCTTAAAAACTATGAAAAATGCCGGATTTACTAAAGTCGCACTTGAAACCAACGGATAA
- a CDS encoding MotA/TolQ/ExbB proton channel family protein: protein MLGFLDLLLNYLSKSSLVTIIVLSWLSLYFVISFTILFSRYIGLNNWIKKEQVALESILMGTKSDLVDSSLKKCASGRITKEKLDVCISLAEANATSGLTMLSIIASTSPFIGLFGTVISILETFAGLGQGGGSSSLSVIAPAISEALVATGCGIFVAIPAYSFNLLIKRKAYEIISIIRREANILVSIKEDYSQNDKF, encoded by the coding sequence GTGCTTGGTTTTTTAGATCTTCTTCTAAACTATTTATCAAAAAGCAGTTTAGTGACAATCATCGTTTTAAGCTGGTTGTCGCTATACTTTGTTATTAGTTTTACAATACTTTTTTCAAGATATATCGGACTTAACAACTGGATAAAAAAAGAACAAGTTGCTCTTGAGTCTATTTTAATGGGAACAAAATCCGATCTTGTTGATTCATCACTTAAAAAGTGTGCGTCTGGCAGAATTACAAAAGAAAAATTAGACGTTTGCATTAGTTTGGCTGAAGCAAACGCTACAAGTGGTCTTACTATGTTATCAATTATAGCTTCTACATCGCCGTTCATAGGTCTGTTTGGAACGGTTATAAGTATACTTGAAACTTTTGCAGGACTTGGTCAAGGTGGTGGAAGTAGCTCGCTTAGTGTGATTGCGCCAGCTATCTCAGAAGCTTTGGTTGCTACTGGATGTGGCATATTTGTGGCCATCCCGGCTTATAGTTTTAATCTTCTTATAAAGAGAAAAGCATATGAAATTATCAGCATCATAAGAAGAGAAGCAAATATTTTAGTTAGTATAAAAGAAGATTATAGCCAAAATGATAAATTTTGA
- the atpC gene encoding ATP synthase F1 subunit epsilon, protein MNTIHLEIVTPEGLIFSNDAKMVVLPGSEGEFGVLPGHASLVSLLKIGVVDIENVDGTHDAVAIDWGYVKIDENKVIVLVDGAVYVAGNSESEIAQSIENAKTLVKRMSDGNGILATALARIENAARAR, encoded by the coding sequence ATGAATACAATACATTTAGAAATAGTAACTCCTGAGGGGCTTATATTTTCAAATGATGCTAAAATGGTAGTACTTCCTGGTAGTGAAGGCGAGTTCGGTGTGCTTCCTGGGCATGCCTCACTTGTTTCGCTTTTAAAAATCGGTGTTGTAGATATAGAAAATGTTGATGGGACTCACGACGCTGTTGCCATAGACTGGGGTTATGTTAAAATAGATGAAAATAAAGTAATCGTTTTAGTCGATGGTGCCGTGTATGTAGCTGGAAATAGCGAAAGTGAGATTGCTCAGTCTATTGAAAATGCAAAAACTCTTGTTAAACGTATGAGCGATGGTAATGGTATATTAGCCACAGCTTTAGCAAGAATCGAAAATGCTGCGAGGGCAAGATAA
- the atpD gene encoding F0F1 ATP synthase subunit beta translates to MKGIISQVMGPVVDVDFKDYLPKINEAIEVNFTVEGNTHKLILETAAHLGDNRVRTIAMDMSEGLTRGLDAIALGSPISVPVGEKVLGRIFNVIGDLIDEGEEEKFDKKWSIHRDPPAFEDQSTKSEIFETGIKVVDLLAPYAKGGKVGLFGGAGVGKTVIIMELIHNVAFKHSGYSVFAGVGERTREGNDLYNEMKESGVLDKVALCYGQMNEPPGARNRIALTGLTMAEYFRDEMGLDVLMFIDNIFRFSQSGSEMSALLGRIPSAVGYQPTLASEMGRLQERITSTKKGSITSVQAVYVPADDLTDPAPATVFAHLDATTVLNRAIAEKGIYPAVDPLDSTSRMLDPQILGEEHYKIARGVQAVLQKYKDLQDIIAILGMDELSEEDKLTVDRARKIEKYLSQPFFVAEVFTGSPGKYVSLEETIAGFKGILEGKYDQLPENAFYMVGNIDEAIAKAEKMRA, encoded by the coding sequence ATGAAAGGTATTATTAGCCAAGTTATGGGTCCTGTAGTTGATGTTGATTTCAAAGACTACTTGCCTAAGATTAACGAAGCTATTGAAGTAAATTTTACAGTAGAAGGCAACACGCATAAACTTATTTTAGAGACTGCTGCACACCTTGGAGATAATCGTGTAAGAACTATCGCTATGGATATGAGCGAAGGACTTACAAGAGGGTTAGATGCTATAGCGCTTGGGTCGCCTATCAGTGTTCCTGTTGGAGAAAAAGTTTTAGGAAGAATATTCAACGTAATTGGTGATCTTATAGACGAAGGCGAAGAAGAAAAATTTGATAAAAAATGGTCGATTCATAGAGATCCGCCGGCATTTGAAGATCAAAGCACAAAAAGTGAAATTTTTGAAACAGGTATAAAAGTCGTAGATCTTTTGGCTCCTTATGCAAAAGGCGGTAAAGTTGGACTATTTGGCGGTGCCGGCGTTGGTAAAACAGTTATCATTATGGAACTTATCCACAACGTTGCATTCAAACACAGCGGCTATTCGGTATTTGCCGGTGTCGGTGAAAGAACAAGAGAGGGTAACGATCTTTATAATGAAATGAAAGAATCCGGCGTTTTGGATAAAGTTGCCTTATGTTATGGACAAATGAATGAACCGCCGGGTGCAAGAAACCGTATAGCGCTTACTGGTCTTACAATGGCTGAGTATTTTCGTGACGAGATGGGACTAGATGTTCTTATGTTTATCGATAACATCTTCCGTTTCTCACAATCAGGCTCAGAGATGTCGGCTCTTCTTGGACGTATCCCAAGTGCGGTTGGTTATCAACCAACGTTAGCTAGCGAAATGGGAAGACTTCAAGAAAGAATCACATCAACTAAAAAAGGTTCGATTACATCTGTTCAAGCCGTATATGTACCGGCTGATGACCTTACAGACCCGGCACCTGCGACAGTTTTTGCACACCTTGATGCAACAACGGTTCTTAACCGCGCCATTGCCGAAAAAGGTATCTACCCGGCGGTCGATCCGCTTGATTCAACTTCAAGAATGCTAGATCCTCAAATTTTAGGTGAAGAGCATTACAAGATTGCTCGTGGCGTTCAAGCCGTGCTTCAAAAATACAAAGATTTGCAAGATATTATCGCAATTCTTGGTATGGATGAGCTTAGCGAAGAAGATAAACTTACAGTTGATAGAGCTAGAAAGATAGAAAAATACCTATCTCAACCGTTCTTTGTTGCAGAGGTTTTTACAGGTAGTCCTGGTAAGTATGTAAGCCTTGAAGAGACAATTGCCGGCTTTAAAGGTATCTTAGAAGGCAAATACGATCAATTACCAGAAAATGCGTTCTATATGGTAGGAAATATTGATGAGGCGATCGCAAAAGCTGAAAAAATGAGAGCATAA
- the atpG gene encoding ATP synthase F1 subunit gamma — protein MSNLKDIKRKIKSVQNTQKTTKAMKLVSTAKLKKAEEAARHSRVYALKINEVLSEIAYKINQFKIVGKDDKFFDLKASINKVDIIFVTADKGLCGGFNISTIKTIRNMIEEYKSKKIKVRLRAVGKKGIEFFNFQGVEILESYKGISSAPTYDKAKGVIASAISDFVAGATDKVILVHNGYKNMISQEIRINTIVPVETPSIENVEHSSSLMEIEPENDEKILEELMKKYFEYSMYYALIDSLAAEHSARMQAMDNATNNAKARVKELQLAYNKARQESITTELIEIISGVESMK, from the coding sequence ATGTCAAATTTAAAAGATATAAAAAGAAAAATTAAGAGTGTTCAAAACACGCAAAAAACTACAAAAGCAATGAAACTAGTTTCTACTGCAAAGCTTAAAAAAGCAGAAGAAGCTGCTCGTCATTCTCGTGTTTATGCTCTTAAAATTAATGAAGTTTTGAGCGAGATAGCTTATAAAATAAATCAATTTAAGATCGTAGGCAAAGACGATAAGTTTTTTGACTTAAAAGCCTCTATAAACAAAGTTGATATTATTTTTGTTACTGCAGATAAAGGACTTTGTGGAGGATTTAATATTTCTACTATAAAAACTATAAGAAATATGATAGAAGAGTATAAATCAAAAAAAATCAAAGTCAGACTAAGAGCAGTTGGTAAAAAAGGTATAGAATTCTTTAATTTTCAAGGTGTAGAAATTCTAGAAAGTTATAAAGGAATCAGCTCTGCACCTACTTATGATAAAGCAAAAGGCGTTATAGCTTCAGCGATCAGTGATTTTGTAGCAGGAGCTACCGATAAGGTTATTTTGGTTCATAATGGTTATAAAAATATGATCTCTCAAGAGATAAGAATAAACACTATAGTTCCTGTAGAAACCCCGTCGATAGAAAATGTTGAGCACTCTAGTTCCCTTATGGAGATTGAACCAGAAAATGATGAGAAGATATTAGAAGAGTTGATGAAAAAATATTTTGAGTATAGTATGTATTATGCTCTAATAGACTCTTTAGCAGCTGAACATAGCGCTAGAATGCAGGCTATGGATAATGCTACAAACAACGCAAAAGCAAGAGTTAAAGAGCTTCAGCTTGCTTATAATAAGGCAAGACAAGAGAGCATTACGACAGAGCTTATAGAGATTATAAGCGGTGTCGAGAGCATGAAGTAA
- the atpA gene encoding F0F1 ATP synthase subunit alpha, translating into MSVKLKADEISSIIKERIENYNLSVDIEETGKVISVADGVANVYGLKNVMAGEMVEFETGEKGMALNLEESSVGIVVLGKSSSIKEGSSVKRLGKLLRVPVGDALIGRVVNALGEPIDAKGAIEATETRFIEEKAKGIMARKSVHEPLQTGIKAIDGLVPIGRGQRELIIGDRQTGKTTVAIDTIINQKGQDVICIYVAIGQKQSTVAQVVKKLEEYGAMDYTIVVNASASDAPALQYLAPYAGVTMGEYFRDNSRHALIIYDDLSKHAVAYREMSLILRRPPGREAYPGDVFYLHSRLLERASKLSDKLGAGSLTALPIIETQAGDVSAYIPTNVISITDGQIFLESDLFNSGIRPAINVGLSVSRVGGSAQIKAIKKVSGTLRLDLAQYRELQAFAQFASDLDESSRKQLERGQRMVEVLKQPPYSPLPVENQVIIIYAGSQGYLDDIPVSAVTKFEAELYPYIEAKYPEIFEQIRNKKALDKDIEEALSKALNEFKATFSAE; encoded by the coding sequence GTGAGTGTAAAATTAAAAGCTGATGAGATTAGCAGTATCATCAAAGAGCGCATCGAAAATTACAACTTAAGCGTTGATATTGAAGAAACTGGTAAAGTAATATCAGTCGCTGATGGTGTTGCAAACGTTTATGGACTAAAAAATGTTATGGCCGGTGAGATGGTTGAGTTTGAGACCGGTGAAAAAGGTATGGCGTTAAATCTTGAAGAGAGTAGTGTCGGTATAGTCGTTCTTGGTAAATCAAGCTCCATAAAAGAAGGCAGTAGCGTAAAAAGACTTGGAAAGCTTCTTCGCGTTCCAGTGGGCGACGCTTTAATAGGACGCGTCGTAAATGCTCTAGGCGAGCCTATAGATGCAAAAGGAGCTATAGAAGCTACAGAGACAAGATTTATTGAAGAAAAAGCAAAAGGTATTATGGCTAGAAAATCTGTTCATGAGCCGCTTCAAACAGGTATTAAAGCTATAGACGGTTTGGTTCCGATCGGCCGTGGTCAAAGAGAGCTTATTATCGGTGATCGTCAAACAGGTAAGACAACAGTTGCTATAGATACTATTATCAACCAAAAAGGTCAAGACGTAATCTGTATTTATGTGGCTATAGGTCAAAAGCAATCAACAGTAGCTCAAGTTGTTAAAAAACTTGAAGAGTACGGTGCTATGGACTATACTATAGTAGTTAATGCAAGTGCAAGCGATGCTCCGGCGTTACAATATCTTGCTCCATATGCAGGTGTAACAATGGGTGAATATTTCCGTGATAACTCACGCCATGCTCTTATTATTTATGATGATCTAAGCAAGCACGCTGTAGCTTACCGTGAAATGTCATTGATTTTAAGAAGACCGCCGGGTCGTGAAGCATATCCAGGAGATGTTTTCTATCTGCACTCAAGACTGCTTGAGAGAGCTAGTAAGCTAAGTGATAAACTAGGAGCGGGAAGTCTTACGGCTCTACCTATTATCGAGACTCAAGCAGGTGACGTTTCAGCGTATATTCCTACAAATGTTATTTCTATAACTGATGGTCAAATTTTCTTGGAAAGCGACTTGTTTAACTCAGGTATTCGTCCTGCTATTAACGTTGGTTTGTCTGTTAGTCGTGTCGGCGGATCAGCCCAGATAAAAGCTATTAAAAAAGTTTCTGGAACACTAAGGCTTGATCTTGCTCAGTATCGCGAACTTCAAGCTTTTGCTCAGTTCGCAAGCGATCTTGATGAGAGTAGTAGAAAACAACTTGAGCGCGGACAAAGAATGGTCGAAGTGTTAAAGCAACCTCCTTATAGCCCGCTCCCTGTAGAAAATCAAGTTATCATAATCTACGCAGGTAGTCAAGGATATCTTGATGATATTCCAGTATCTGCAGTTACTAAATTCGAAGCTGAATTATATCCGTATATAGAGGCTAAGTATCCTGAAATTTTTGAGCAAATTAGAAATAAAAAAGCTCTTGATAAAGATATCGAAGAAGCACTAAGCAAAGCATTGAATGAATTTAAAGCAACGTTTAGCGCTGAATAA
- a CDS encoding F0F1 ATP synthase subunit delta: MKEVVAKKYVKALILSLSSDEFDKLGNELKDISNAFLLPKLKVIIDSPDISSKQKADFLFSLLDNASNKIHNFLLLLAERKRLGLIPEISKEFEYQQAVRDAKFSGLISGNFELSAAQKTELEERFSKKFGAKIEFENIKNNYNGIKIELDDLGVEVSFSIDRLKAQMSEYILKAI, translated from the coding sequence ATGAAAGAAGTAGTGGCTAAAAAGTATGTAAAAGCGCTTATTTTAAGTTTAAGCTCAGATGAATTTGATAAATTGGGCAATGAACTTAAAGATATATCAAATGCTTTTTTACTCCCTAAACTTAAAGTAATAATTGATTCTCCAGATATCAGTTCTAAACAAAAAGCTGATTTTTTATTTTCTTTATTAGATAATGCTTCTAATAAAATTCATAATTTTTTATTACTTTTAGCAGAGAGAAAAAGACTCGGTTTGATCCCGGAGATTTCAAAAGAATTTGAGTATCAACAAGCTGTAAGAGACGCTAAATTTAGCGGTCTAATCTCTGGTAATTTTGAGCTAAGCGCTGCTCAAAAAACTGAGCTTGAAGAGAGATTTTCTAAGAAATTTGGTGCAAAAATAGAATTTGAAAACATAAAAAATAACTATAACGGTATCAAAATAGAGCTAGATGACCTTGGTGTGGAAGTTAGTTTTTCTATTGATAGATTAAAGGCTCAAATGAGCGAATATATTTTAAAAGCAATTTAA
- a CDS encoding F0F1 ATP synthase subunit B, which translates to MNIKILLLLLAPIFVFGATASGAERDYDIVARTINFVIFAGILYYLIAEPVKKAYKGRINSIAARLDAIQDKLRASKAQKDEVLKKVEDAKNSASGLLESTDKEIEILISKIEKDTQNELLLLQKSYEEQKDFEERKIVRSVVGEILDEVFAEDTLKIDQSEFVNLVLKKVS; encoded by the coding sequence ATGAATATTAAAATTTTATTGCTGTTATTAGCTCCGATCTTTGTTTTTGGTGCGACTGCTAGTGGTGCAGAGCGTGACTATGATATAGTTGCTAGAACTATAAACTTTGTTATATTTGCCGGTATTTTATACTATTTGATAGCCGAGCCGGTTAAAAAAGCTTATAAAGGTAGAATAAATTCGATAGCTGCTAGACTTGATGCTATACAAGATAAACTAAGAGCTTCAAAAGCGCAAAAAGATGAAGTTTTAAAAAAAGTTGAAGATGCAAAAAACAGTGCGAGCGGTCTATTAGAGTCTACGGACAAAGAGATAGAAATTCTAATATCAAAAATAGAAAAAGATACTCAAAATGAACTTTTGTTACTTCAAAAAAGCTATGAAGAACAAAAAGATTTTGAAGAAAGAAAGATTGTTAGATCTGTAGTCGGTGAAATTCTAGATGAAGTTTTTGCCGAAGATACCCTAAAAATCGATCAAAGCGAATTTGTAAATTTAGTACTTAAAAAGGTAAGCTGA
- a CDS encoding FoF1 ATP synthase subunit B' translates to MLQIDLPLLLITVVIFLGLIFVLNSILYKPLLKFIDDRNRSIKQDEDSVSKNANDASAYKAEIERIILDARAEANAKKQAALARAKEEAAKKIEAKKATIESEYEIFAAGLAAKKSELRNMLLEKLPEFKNSLAGSLSKI, encoded by the coding sequence ATGCTACAAATTGACCTGCCGCTTTTGCTTATTACGGTTGTGATCTTTCTAGGGCTGATTTTTGTTTTAAACTCTATATTATATAAACCTCTTCTTAAATTTATTGATGATAGAAATAGATCAATAAAACAAGATGAAGATAGTGTTAGCAAAAATGCAAATGATGCTAGCGCGTATAAAGCCGAGATTGAGAGAATCATTCTTGATGCTAGAGCTGAAGCAAATGCAAAAAAACAAGCTGCTTTAGCTAGAGCAAAAGAGGAAGCCGCAAAAAAAATAGAAGCTAAAAAAGCGACTATAGAGTCTGAATATGAGATTTTTGCAGCTGGATTGGCTGCTAAAAAAAGCGAACTAAGAAATATGCTTTTAGAAAAACTCCCTGAATTTAAAAATAGCCTGGCCGGCTCATTGTCAAAGATATAG
- a CDS encoding ParB/RepB/Spo0J family partition protein produces MALGRGLSAILEDVENAYDKELNRDLISDIDIDKIIPNPFQPRKHFDQESLSELSASIEKHGLIQPIIVIKKGNGYTLIAGERRLRATKLLGKDSIKAIVANLEDQNLRELALIENIQRENLSPIELANSYKELIEEYKITQEALSNIIKKSRTVITNTLRLLSLDESTKCLIEDGKLTQGHAKVIVGLDKDDEKMVVDTIVGQRLNVRDTENLIKRIKNKADKSSNLVSMQQNYNENLNILKDTFLNLGYECKINGKKMILNFADVEKIQNLIQVIQKIQ; encoded by the coding sequence ATGGCTTTAGGAAGAGGACTTAGTGCGATACTTGAAGATGTAGAAAATGCGTATGACAAAGAGTTAAATAGGGATCTTATATCAGATATTGATATAGATAAAATAATTCCAAATCCATTCCAGCCAAGAAAGCATTTCGATCAAGAATCTCTTAGCGAACTTAGTGCAAGCATAGAAAAACATGGCTTAATCCAGCCTATTATAGTTATAAAAAAAGGAAACGGATATACTCTTATAGCCGGCGAGAGAAGGCTTAGAGCTACAAAACTTTTAGGCAAAGATAGTATAAAAGCTATAGTAGCAAATTTAGAAGATCAAAATCTAAGAGAGTTAGCTTTAATAGAAAATATTCAAAGAGAAAATTTAAGTCCTATTGAGTTGGCAAATTCATATAAAGAGCTTATAGAAGAGTATAAAATTACTCAAGAAGCACTATCTAATATTATAAAAAAAAGTCGTACAGTTATCACAAATACTCTTCGTTTGCTTAGCTTAGATGAATCCACAAAATGTCTTATAGAAGACGGTAAATTGACTCAGGGCCATGCGAAAGTTATAGTAGGACTTGATAAAGATGATGAAAAAATGGTTGTTGATACTATAGTCGGTCAAAGATTAAATGTAAGAGATACTGAAAATTTGATAAAAAGAATAAAAAACAAAGCAGACAAATCCTCAAATTTAGTATCTATGCAACAAAATTATAATGAGAATTTAAATATTTTAAAGGATACGTTTTTAAATTTGGGATATGAATGTAAAATTAATGGCAAAAAAATGATATTAAATTTCGCTGACGTGGAAAAAATTCAAAATTTAATTCAAGTAATTCAAAAAATTCAGTAA
- a CDS encoding ParA family protein: MSEVITIANQKGGVGKTTTAVNLAASLAVAEKKVLLVDIDPQANATTGLGFSRSDYEFNIYHVLTGRKKLSEIILKTEINTLHLAPSNIGLVGIEQEFNEQNRDYKAILRNKISELRDDYDFLIIDSPPALGSLTINALSASDSVIIPIQCEFYAMEGLAQILNTVKVIKKSINPKLTIKGFLPTMYSAQNNLSKETVADLKKHFENKLFKVADSEEGFVIIPRNVKLAESPSFGKPVILYDIKSSGSIAYQNLAYSIMG; the protein is encoded by the coding sequence ATGAGTGAAGTTATAACCATTGCCAACCAAAAAGGTGGCGTAGGAAAGACGACAACTGCTGTAAATTTGGCTGCATCTTTGGCTGTAGCTGAGAAAAAGGTACTTCTTGTAGATATCGACCCTCAGGCTAATGCTACAACCGGTCTTGGTTTTAGCAGAAGCGATTATGAGTTTAATATATATCATGTATTAACAGGTAGAAAAAAATTAAGCGAAATTATTCTTAAAACAGAGATTAACACCTTGCATCTTGCGCCATCAAATATAGGATTAGTAGGTATCGAACAAGAATTCAATGAGCAAAACAGAGACTACAAAGCTATTTTAAGAAATAAAATTTCCGAACTTAGAGACGACTACGATTTTTTAATCATAGATAGCCCGCCAGCTCTCGGAAGTCTTACAATAAATGCTCTTAGCGCGAGTGATAGCGTTATAATACCTATACAGTGCGAGTTTTATGCTATGGAAGGGTTAGCTCAGATATTAAATACGGTAAAAGTTATTAAAAAGTCTATAAATCCTAAATTAACTATAAAAGGTTTTTTGCCTACTATGTATAGTGCACAAAATAATCTATCTAAAGAGACAGTTGCTGATTTAAAGAAGCATTTTGAAAATAAATTATTTAAAGTTGCAGACTCCGAAGAGGGATTTGTTATCATCCCAAGAAATGTAAAGCTTGCCGAAAGTCCTAGTTTCGGCAAACCAGTAATTCTTTATGATATCAAATCAAGCGGAAGTATAGCTTATCAGAATTTAGCTTATTCGATAATGGGGTAA
- a CDS encoding biotin--[acetyl-CoA-carboxylase] ligase: MVVSFVDECSSTQEDLIASLRLGVITPPYTLVASRQTKGVGSRGNRWESMDGNLYFSFCIDSSSLTSDLPSSSASIYFAFLMNEYLKSCGSKIWLKWPNDFYLDDKKIGGVITTKIKSVYICGMGINLKTSPRYSNVLDIDHGATQIVDGFLKSLELNPSWKQIFSKYLLEFEKSKIFSAHVDGELMSLENSVLLDDGSIIINNKKVYSLR; this comes from the coding sequence TTGGTAGTAAGTTTTGTTGATGAGTGTAGTTCTACTCAAGAAGATCTTATAGCGTCATTAAGACTCGGTGTTATAACTCCTCCTTATACTTTAGTCGCTTCTAGGCAGACTAAAGGAGTTGGAAGTAGGGGAAATAGATGGGAAAGTATGGACGGAAATTTATATTTTAGTTTCTGTATAGATAGTTCTAGTTTGACTTCTGATCTGCCTTCAAGCTCTGCTAGTATATATTTTGCTTTTTTAATGAATGAGTATTTAAAGAGTTGTGGATCAAAAATATGGCTTAAATGGCCAAACGATTTTTATCTCGATGATAAAAAGATAGGAGGAGTTATAACAACTAAGATAAAAAGCGTTTATATATGCGGAATGGGTATAAATTTAAAAACATCTCCACGGTATTCAAACGTACTTGATATAGACCATGGAGCTACTCAGATAGTAGATGGATTTTTAAAATCTTTAGAACTTAATCCTTCATGGAAGCAAATTTTTAGCAAATATTTGTTAGAATTCGAAAAATCAAAAATATTTAGTGCTCACGTCGACGGTGAGCTTATGAGCCTTGAGAATTCTGTTTTGTTGGACGATGGCTCGATAATAATAAATAACAAAAAGGTATATTCTTTAAGATGA
- the fmt gene encoding methionyl-tRNA formyltransferase, which yields MKNIVFMGTPDYASVILEAILKNGGYNVVAVFTQPDRPVGRKAILTPPEVKKTVLQSGLDIPIFQPLNLKDSSTVNDIKALKPNFIVVAAYGQILPKDILDIAPCINLHASLLPKFRGASPIQEAILRGELLSGVTAMRMGVGLDDGDILGFSVIEIPNLKSSQLFCELAKMAAKLTIKILNEFESISPIAQFHALSSKCGKVHKEDGLIDIKLQTPKIIESKFRAYYPWPGLYLENGVKIWDMEISNLKGENGYVLSIDYDGFTIGVNGGSIKIKSLQESGKKMVNAKDYINGKRLGVGSKFC from the coding sequence ATGAAAAATATAGTTTTTATGGGGACTCCTGATTATGCTAGCGTCATTTTAGAAGCTATCTTAAAAAATGGCGGTTATAACGTAGTTGCAGTATTTACGCAGCCCGATCGCCCAGTAGGAAGAAAGGCAATCTTAACTCCTCCAGAGGTAAAAAAAACAGTTTTGCAAAGTGGGCTTGATATCCCTATTTTTCAACCTTTAAATTTAAAAGATAGTAGCACGGTAAATGATATTAAGGCTTTAAAACCTAATTTTATCGTAGTTGCGGCTTACGGGCAAATTTTACCAAAAGATATTTTAGATATTGCGCCTTGTATAAACTTGCACGCTTCATTACTCCCCAAATTTAGAGGTGCAAGTCCTATCCAAGAAGCGATTTTACGTGGTGAATTGCTTAGCGGTGTAACTGCTATGAGAATGGGAGTGGGGCTTGATGATGGAGATATACTCGGCTTTAGCGTGATCGAAATACCCAATTTAAAATCAAGCCAACTTTTTTGTGAGTTAGCAAAAATGGCTGCAAAACTTACTATAAAAATTTTAAATGAATTTGAAAGTATATCTCCTATAGCTCAATTTCATGCTTTAAGTTCTAAGTGCGGCAAAGTCCATAAAGAAGATGGTCTAATAGATATTAAGCTTCAAACTCCAAAAATCATAGAATCTAAATTTAGAGCATACTATCCATGGCCGGGATTATATCTTGAAAACGGAGTTAAAATTTGGGATATGGAGATTTCAAATTTAAAAGGCGAAAATGGATATGTGTTAAGTATAGATTACGACGGTTTTACGATCGGAGTAAATGGCGGTAGTATAAAGATAAAATCCCTTCAAGAATCCGGAAAAAAAATGGTAAATGCAAAAGACTATATAAATGGTAAAAGGTTAGGTGTTGGTAGTAAGTTTTGTTGA